DNA from Drosophila suzukii chromosome 2R, CBGP_Dsuzu_IsoJpt1.0, whole genome shotgun sequence:
ATTAGAATAATGGCATTTTAAttcacattttttcgaaataaagtattaattaacaaattggttcattaaattatattacatATAGTTTCAATGACTTTCATTATTTTACCATTTTTTAAGGAAGAGGCTTGACCAAAACATCATTTCACATAACATAATCcctttttagaaaatttatttaaacgaGGAGCTACTTTAAATGTTCATCCAGTAGCTACACCTAAATTTAAGTTTGCAATTTTTACATCATATAATAATTGATGTGTAATAACAATTTCCCCCAGATCATCAAATCCAAGTCGGAGATCGCTGCCCTCAAGGACTTCCTCAACTGGCTTGAGCAACTGAAGATCAAGGCTGGCTCCGACTCGGACGGAATAGTGCTGCTCTATCACGAGGAGCGCAAGTTCATTCCGTACATGATCCTGGAGTCGCTGAAGAAGTACGGCCTGCTGGATCGCTTCACGAAGACGGTGAAGTCCTTTGCCAACAGCCTCAACCTGGCCAAGGCCTCCATAGGCGACACCAACGTCAAGCACTACAGTCTGCGCAAGCTCTCCAAGATCCTATCCAAGACCAAGGAGGACGACGCCGCAGAGCCCGCATCCACATCGAGCTCGGCCTCATCATCCCCCAGCGACAGCACCGTGATCGATAATATTGAGAACGTAGACGAAAAACGATCATCCAAGAATTCCATCCAGGTCGAACGCGATCTGTTCGATGGCAATGCTAGCGTTCGAGCCAAAATGGCCTTCAACGTGGCCCTACAGCTGAGCAACTCGGACCGCAAACCGGAGCCGGAATCTTCGGAAGCGCTGGAGAACATGTTCAATGCCATCAAGCCGTTTGCCAAGCTGGTGGGATCTGATGTCCAAGAACTGGACACACAAAACGAGAATCTGGAGCGCCAGAACTCCTTCCGTCCGGTGTTCTTGAACTATTTCAAGACCACCCTATACCATCGAGTGCGTGCCGTCAAATTCCGCATTGTGCTGGCCGAGAATGGCTTCGATCTGAACACCCTGAGCGCCATCTGGGCGGACAAGCGCACCGAGGGCCTGGACATGGCACTCCAGTCGATTGGAACAATGAAGGGCGAGGACAAGGCGGAGCTTCTGGAGCTCCTGGACAGCTACTTCGATCCCAACAAGACCACAATCAAGCCGGTGGTCAAGTCGACCAACAATCGTCGCCGCAATCGCCGCAGCGGTGGCCAGTCGGCCAAGAGTGGAGGACCGGCCAGCTCCCGATCCGCCAGTGCCGAATTTGGAGCTGGAGGCGACAAGTCCCAGAGTGTGTCCTCTGTACCGGACTCCACCACCAAGACGCCTTCGCCCAACAAGACTCCCTCTCGTCCGCAGCGCAAACGGAACTCTCGTCACAGTTTGGCCGGAACTCCCAATGTACTGAAGGTGTCCAATTCATCCTCTTCCTCCGACAAAGCAGAGCTGAACAATACCGCTCCACCGGCCATAGTGGTAGCCCCGGTCGTGGCCACACCCTCACCATCCCCGGTTGCCATCACCGCCTCCAACTAAAAACCTCTTCCGGTGTCTCCGTAAAGTAAATAACTCATTGAGAAACCTCTGCTATTTTGCCTTATAGATCAAGTAGTTGACGAGGGTTCATCTCTCGAGTAGATTGTTGATTAATTTTATGGATTACTTACGCTTgcttgtatttttattgaatttttataaaatcgaaatggaaaatcgAAACTTGTTGCttgataaacaatttaaaagtaaaggtattcgatttaaaaatttcagaTAACGATTTTAAGGTAGTGATGTTGCTTAAATGCTTTTTCAGAAAACCTACTATAGCTATAATATTTGCTTTGCTAATATGATTTGTGGATCTTCAAATCGACGCTTGTACGCTGTTATAGAATGTTTCGGGAATATTATCCTAATTTAATTTTCCGTTTCAGTAGATAAAGAACTGGATGAGCATAACACACAAAAAGACAAAATAAGCGTGGGAGATAGAGATAAAATATGCGAACCTCTTTTCCTTTTTGAAGAACTAACACAGATTTGAAACAAGCTCAAAATTCTAGTGAATGCAAAATTTGCAGTGCACACAACATCACATTCACGAGCACGATGGCGAATAGATAATGTGAGTGAACCGTGACTGTGAATGCAACGTGAATTGTGGTTGTTACATAGTGTGATGACTTGGCTTTAATCGACCATTTGTAAAACTAGTGAATTGTTTATCGAGACGTTTAAAAACCCACAATATGCAGCACAGGAGAATGCTGCGCCCACTGCTAACACACGAGACCAGAGCTCGAAACTTTGGAGCAACATATGCAAATATATTCTAAAAACGGATCGTACGATTATAAAGTAATGTTGGAGAAGAAGAAAATAACTGCTTACGATACCGATACCTTACGAAACGTAAAACTGCTTCGGCGTTCAGGCATAGTTTTCCAGGCGAATCGATGCACGATGTCGTACCAGGATGGGCGAATGGAAAAATATGAACCAAAGAAACGCCTCGATGAAAATTTTCCATTGGACAGGTCTCTTGTACCACACTTATCAGAATACCGAAACTACAACTCAAGACAGAACCAGGCCTGGTCCAATGTTGAAAACTTTCACTTTGTAGCTTAAGCACACATCTTAAACAGTGTTTGGCGGATTAGGGAATCACAACCTCAAGCACACGCACGCAACGTAATAGCGCATCACTCAACTCAATCAATCATACTTATTTCGCACATGTGAACTCCTAGCACACATAATGGATGAAGAAGAAACTACATATCAACAACCCCTGCACTTCAGTATTTCAAGATGTATTTCATATTTGTTTCATAATTGCATTCATTTCAAATCCAAAAGCAAATGTGATCTCTGTAGAAATGcgttaataaattataaaaatgtaacatCGCTTTTATTATAAgagaatatatacatatacatatatacgcCCCATTACCTTGCCCTTGCCCTTTTGGACATCTCTCATTTCAGATTTGTAATCAACGACCCAGAATTCTGAGTCATTTATTGCCTTTTCAATTACACTCGCTCGCATCATTTACTTTGTGCCGGTATAGAGCATATTGTGATGATAAAAACGAGCAAAGTGTTACAAGGTAAGCTGCGCATGCGTGCTTAGCCACCCGCAAGTAATTTCAGCGATCCATTTTCGCcctaattgctgataagcaatTTTGGAGTCTACTGTTGAAAATTGTGCTCACAGTGGCTTACTCTACCAAATATTTTTACAGGCCAGCATCTTTGGGTATTTTGGGACTCTGCCTGATTGTGTGCTGTTATCAGCCCTCAGCTCAGACTGCTTGAGAGCGGGGCTTCTGATCAGTTTTAGTATTCGACGTAATCGGTTCACGTTAGCACAGCTTTCTAAAAATGAGGTCCATTGTTGAAGTCTTCTTGATTTTGTTGTGTTTCCTAATAAGTACAACTGGCGCACAAGATGTAAGGCCAGAGTTTCCAGAAGATTTTAGGCCAACAACAAGTACAACCGAAGCCCCCACAACTTCAACAATAGAGTTGAGCACGACTACAACAGAAATTTTAACAACTTCAACCACTGAACCTACTACATCCACAACAAAAGCATCCACAACTACAATAACAGAATCAACTACACCTACAACAACAGAATCCACTAAAACTACCACAACAGAACCTACCACAGCTACAACAACCGAAAGAAAGCCAATATATACGACCGGCCAACCTCCCCATGTGCGACCCACTTCCGCTATAAAGAATTCTCGGTTGATGCAACCGTTGGAGAGGTGTTTTTTAAGAAACCAGTTGGAGTACAATACCCGTAAGTAAGATGGGGAAGTGGGAATTATGAGTGCGGGAAAGAACCCC
Protein-coding regions in this window:
- the exu gene encoding maternal protein exuperantia, coding for MVADNIDAEVAIAAADTSSSPVGVKDELPAGNYVLVGVDIDTTGRRLIDEIVQLAAYTPTDHFEQYIMPYMNLNPAARQRHQVRVISIGFYRMLKSMQTYKIIKSKSEIAALKDFLNWLEQLKIKAGSDSDGIVLLYHEERKFIPYMILESLKKYGLLDRFTKTVKSFANSLNLAKASIGDTNVKHYSLRKLSKILSKTKEDDAAEPASTSSSASSSPSDSTVIDNIENVDEKRSSKNSIQVERDLFDGNASVRAKMAFNVALQLSNSDRKPEPESSEALENMFNAIKPFAKLVGSDVQELDTQNENLERQNSFRPVFLNYFKTTLYHRVRAVKFRIVLAENGFDLNTLSAIWADKRTEGLDMALQSIGTMKGEDKAELLELLDSYFDPNKTTIKPVVKSTNNRRRNRRSGGQSAKSGGPASSRSASAEFGAGGDKSQSVSSVPDSTTKTPSPNKTPSRPQRKRNSRHSLAGTPNVLKVSNSSSSSDKAELNNTAPPAIVVAPVVATPSPSPVAITASN